Proteins from a single region of Amblyomma americanum isolate KBUSLIRL-KWMA chromosome 10, ASM5285725v1, whole genome shotgun sequence:
- the LOC144108316 gene encoding uncharacterized protein LOC144108316 produces MTVRFNELIASTCYCVTVKQVRQKMETLNQQYRKRVRCSTGSGAIQWPYFYRLHRFLGSLPCNDASLLEKSFQLEVVTEMSAAAQVAASSPEEAADATALDTEEEVFGNGSPSSACSRSDGPAATVNFRRTSRGEKRKKSSAFGRLMNAYEAESKRAALLSQEELKIARKANRLQKEANEIQRGILKVISKYFNNEDK; encoded by the exons ATGACCGTGCGGTTCAATGAACTAATCGCCAGCACTTGCTACTGCGTAACAGTCAAACAGGTGCGGCAGAAGATGGAGACTTTGAATCAGCAGTACAG GAAGCGTGTGAGATGCTCAACTGGCTCTGGTGCCATCCAGTGGCCTTACTTCTATCGCCTGCACCGATTCTTGGGATCGTTGCCTTGCAATGATGCAAGCCTTTTGGAAAAAAGTTTCCAG CTGGAGGTGGTTACTGAAATGTCAGCAGCTGCGCAAGTGGCAGCTTCTTCACCAGAAGAGGCTGCAGACGCAACTGCACTGGACACAGAGGAGGAGGTCTTTGGAAATGGGAGCCCATCGTCAGCATGCAGCAGATCAGACGGGCCTGCAGCAACAGTGAACTTTAGACGCACTTCTCGAGGAGAGAAACGAAAAAAGAGCTCTGCATTTGGCAGACTCATGAATGCTTACGAAGCAGAGTCGAAAAGAGCAGCCCTACTCTCTCAAGAGGAACTGAAAATTGCAAGGAAAGCAAACCGCTTGCAAAAAGAGGCTAATGAGATCCAGAGAGGAATTCTTAAAGTTATATCTAAATATTTCAATAATGAAGATAAATAA